Proteins encoded within one genomic window of Marinilabiliales bacterium:
- a CDS encoding deoxyribodipyrimidine photolyase, translated as MSRDQRVGDNWALLYAARLAADTGAPPLVAFAVSNSYPGANARHYGFMLRGLADVEKKLTAAGIPFILFLGSPPDCIAAFAKRIGAGAVVTDFDPLKIKKEWKNELIRQISIPLYDVDAHNIVPCRVASGKQEYGAYTLRPKIKKLLEEFLDEFPELPRFKTGSNHDSAGTPEIKTGRKSDDYIEKLRRGDRMPCEMLISGVGDKIPDWQEVISKFLVNTDSTVKEIETIVPGEDAAKDAFAGFTENRLSRYGEQRNDPNAKAVSDMSPYLHFGHISAQRMALEILKNFPKNPSGDAFLEELIVRKELSDNFCHYNEHYDSFEGFPDWAKKTLNSHRKDEREYLYAREQFELAATHDQLWNAAQTEMVKTGKMHGYMRMYWAKKILEWTRSPEEALSTAIYLNDKYELDGRDPNGYTGCAWSIGGVHDRAWSERPVFGKIRYMNARGAGRKFSTAGYIKNFLS; from the coding sequence ATGAGCAGGGACCAGAGAGTTGGCGACAACTGGGCCCTGCTTTATGCTGCCCGGCTGGCGGCGGATACAGGGGCACCCCCATTGGTTGCTTTTGCGGTCTCGAACAGCTACCCGGGGGCAAATGCCAGACATTACGGGTTTATGTTACGGGGACTGGCAGATGTGGAGAAGAAACTGACAGCCGCGGGAATCCCTTTCATACTGTTTCTGGGTAGCCCTCCCGATTGTATAGCTGCATTTGCCAAAAGGATCGGCGCCGGTGCCGTGGTAACCGATTTTGATCCGCTGAAGATAAAAAAGGAGTGGAAAAATGAGCTCATCAGGCAGATCAGTATCCCGCTTTACGATGTGGATGCTCACAATATTGTGCCCTGCAGGGTAGCATCTGGAAAACAGGAGTACGGGGCATATACCCTCAGGCCTAAGATCAAAAAACTGCTTGAGGAGTTTTTGGATGAGTTTCCGGAGCTGCCCCGGTTTAAGACAGGAAGTAATCATGACTCCGCCGGCACTCCGGAAATCAAAACTGGCCGGAAATCTGATGATTATATTGAGAAACTGAGAAGAGGTGACAGGATGCCTTGCGAAATGCTTATTTCCGGTGTGGGTGATAAAATACCGGATTGGCAGGAGGTTATCAGTAAATTCCTGGTTAATACCGACAGCACGGTTAAAGAGATCGAAACCATTGTTCCCGGTGAAGATGCAGCGAAGGATGCCTTTGCCGGTTTCACCGAAAACCGGCTTTCCCGTTACGGTGAACAACGTAATGATCCAAATGCCAAAGCTGTATCGGATATGTCGCCCTACCTGCATTTCGGACATATTTCAGCCCAGCGGATGGCGCTGGAGATACTCAAAAATTTCCCAAAGAACCCTTCAGGCGATGCCTTCCTTGAGGAGCTTATAGTCAGAAAGGAGCTTTCAGATAATTTCTGCCACTATAATGAGCATTATGACTCTTTTGAGGGCTTCCCCGACTGGGCCAAAAAGACCCTTAACAGTCACCGCAAAGATGAGAGGGAGTACCTGTATGCCAGGGAGCAGTTTGAGCTTGCCGCCACACACGATCAGCTGTGGAATGCAGCACAGACTGAAATGGTCAAAACCGGCAAAATGCACGGCTATATGAGAATGTACTGGGCCAAGAAGATCCTGGAATGGACCCGTTCGCCCGAAGAGGCCCTTTCAACCGCCATATACCTGAATGACAAATATGAGCTTGACGGCCGCGACCCTAACGGTTACACAGGTTGTGCCTGGTCAATAGGGGGTGTACACGACAGGGCCTGGAGTGAAAGGCCGGTGTTCGGCAAGATCAGGTACATGAATGCAAGGGGTGCCGGAAGGAAGTTCAGCACCGCCGGATATATCAAAAATTTCCTCTCCTGA
- a CDS encoding amino acid permease, which translates to MSDIGNKARRFGTAPVFFTSIATILGAILFLRFGFATGTLGFWGVLLIIIVSHLVTVPAALAMSEIATNQKVEGGGVYYIISRSFGLNIGATIGITLFFAQAISVAFYVIAFTETFEPLFNFFYNRFNIAVPRQLVSVPLMLVLSAIILKRGANLGIKALYFVVAILFISILCFFLGKTDYEGTTGIMNFTFRNQPEFYIILAIIFPAFTGITVGVGLSGDLKNPGKSIPLGTIAATIIGMLVYIFVTWKLAISATPQELIDDQFIMSRIALFGPIVIPLGLAASTLSSALGSVLVAPRTLQALGADRSLPTRKLNYIFSRGRGETNEPYNATLITCSIAMVFVILGNLNVVAQVITMFFLITYSSLCLISFLNHFGSDPSYRPLFRSRWYLSLAGFLISIWLMLMINITAALTAFLIITILYSSISNHHKDRKGLEVIFQGVFFQLSRKIQIYLQKSKKIHSSSWRPAVVCVSKNTFDRTKPFELITWISHRYGFATYIHLIEGYFSKSSHEKSAEKLERLIQLSELEESNVYVDTLISPSYTSAIAQIIQLPGISGMENNMALFEYEQGNTSELLQIIDNYSLVKSGNFDVCIYANSHKAINFKQGIHVWIKSTDSENANLMILISYIILGHPDWKKGFIKIFSLCKETEKQETWNQIVELIRGGRLPISLHNIEIITMKEDVNPKTLINERSANAGLTLIGFRGEMIKQSGEKFFLGYEGIGNVIFVNANKYKEIK; encoded by the coding sequence ATGTCAGATATCGGTAATAAAGCAAGGAGGTTCGGGACTGCCCCTGTATTCTTTACTTCAATTGCCACCATCCTGGGGGCAATTCTGTTCCTGAGATTTGGTTTTGCAACGGGAACACTGGGTTTCTGGGGGGTATTGCTGATTATTATTGTGAGCCACCTGGTTACTGTTCCGGCTGCACTTGCAATGTCTGAGATTGCTACCAATCAAAAGGTCGAAGGCGGTGGTGTCTACTATATAATTTCAAGGTCATTCGGACTGAATATCGGGGCCACAATAGGTATTACTCTCTTCTTTGCTCAGGCAATCAGCGTTGCTTTTTATGTTATTGCCTTTACTGAGACCTTCGAACCATTATTCAACTTTTTTTATAACAGATTTAATATCGCGGTCCCCCGGCAGCTGGTCAGCGTACCACTGATGCTGGTGTTGTCGGCTATAATCCTGAAAAGGGGCGCTAACCTCGGTATAAAGGCCCTCTATTTTGTCGTTGCGATATTATTCATTTCTATTCTCTGTTTTTTCCTCGGAAAAACAGATTATGAGGGAACCACAGGTATTATGAACTTTACCTTCCGCAACCAGCCTGAATTCTATATCATACTGGCAATCATTTTCCCGGCCTTTACCGGTATCACTGTTGGCGTGGGCCTTTCTGGAGACCTCAAAAATCCGGGTAAATCAATCCCTCTTGGAACCATTGCCGCAACCATAATAGGCATGCTCGTGTACATTTTTGTAACATGGAAGCTGGCAATCTCTGCCACCCCACAGGAGTTAATTGATGATCAATTCATAATGAGCAGGATAGCACTTTTCGGACCAATTGTGATACCCCTCGGATTGGCTGCATCAACTCTTTCGTCGGCACTGGGATCGGTACTGGTTGCTCCGCGCACACTTCAGGCCCTGGGCGCTGACAGGTCACTTCCCACCCGAAAGCTTAACTATATCTTCTCCAGGGGACGGGGTGAAACTAACGAACCCTACAATGCAACCCTGATAACATGTTCAATCGCCATGGTATTTGTCATTTTGGGAAACCTCAACGTGGTCGCCCAGGTGATAACAATGTTTTTCCTTATAACATACAGCTCCCTCTGCCTTATTTCATTTCTCAACCATTTCGGATCAGACCCGTCTTACAGGCCCCTGTTCAGGTCACGGTGGTACTTGTCACTTGCAGGATTTCTTATCAGTATATGGCTGATGCTGATGATAAACATCACAGCTGCGTTAACGGCATTCCTGATAATTACAATTCTCTATTCATCCATCTCAAATCATCATAAAGACAGGAAAGGGCTGGAAGTTATCTTCCAGGGGGTCTTTTTCCAGCTTTCGCGGAAAATTCAGATCTATCTCCAGAAGTCGAAGAAGATCCACAGCAGCTCATGGCGGCCGGCCGTGGTATGCGTATCAAAAAACACCTTTGACCGCACTAAGCCTTTCGAGCTGATAACCTGGATATCCCACCGGTACGGTTTTGCTACATATATACACCTTATCGAGGGATATTTCTCCAAATCCAGCCATGAAAAATCGGCAGAAAAGCTGGAAAGGCTCATCCAGCTTTCGGAACTGGAGGAGAGCAATGTATATGTCGATACCCTGATCTCTCCCTCATATACATCTGCAATAGCACAGATAATCCAGCTCCCGGGCATATCCGGCATGGAGAACAATATGGCCCTTTTCGAGTATGAGCAGGGCAACACATCGGAGTTGCTGCAGATAATTGACAACTACTCCCTGGTCAAGTCCGGCAACTTTGATGTGTGTATATATGCTAACTCTCATAAGGCTATAAATTTCAAACAGGGCATCCATGTATGGATAAAGTCCACCGACTCCGAAAATGCCAACCTGATGATCCTTATCTCGTATATCATACTGGGTCACCCGGACTGGAAAAAAGGGTTTATCAAGATATTCAGCCTTTGCAAGGAGACGGAGAAACAGGAAACATGGAACCAGATAGTTGAACTGATACGGGGTGGCAGGCTGCCCATATCGCTGCACAACATCGAGATTATAACGATGAAGGAGGATGTCAATCCCAAAACACTTATCAATGAACGGTCGGCCAACGCAGGCCTTACCCTTATCGGTTTCAGGGGCGAGATGATCAAGCAGTCGGGCGAAAAATTCTTCCTGGGATATGAGGGGATCGGGAATGTTATTTTCGTAAATGCCAACAAATACAAGGAGATAAAGTGA
- a CDS encoding YIP1 family protein, translating into MTDMESKSFNFNEFIANSKQALLRPEEYFSSMSAEGGFGPPIIKALIYGLLAGILNFIWSLLKIGTAGGVMGGAVGGAVGFLALIWSVIGALIGLFIGAVIILILVAIASGKTDFEPIVHVQASLMVILPVSAFMNIFNGIHPVLGSLLSLAVNLYLLWMLFHAMTKMLGAKIDTTKIIMFVLGGILILFFFIGLATRKAADRFMRDFQNYDFSEQTYDRNPSEGKTYTGFLSDYHKS; encoded by the coding sequence ATGACAGATATGGAAAGTAAAAGTTTCAATTTCAACGAATTCATTGCAAATTCGAAACAGGCACTCCTGAGGCCGGAGGAGTATTTCAGTTCAATGTCAGCCGAAGGCGGTTTCGGGCCCCCTATAATCAAGGCCCTTATCTACGGACTTCTTGCAGGAATCCTTAATTTCATCTGGAGCCTGCTTAAGATTGGCACTGCCGGCGGAGTAATGGGAGGCGCAGTCGGAGGCGCAGTAGGCTTCCTGGCCCTTATTTGGTCAGTTATTGGAGCTCTGATCGGTCTGTTCATTGGTGCGGTCATTATTCTGATCCTTGTTGCCATCGCAAGCGGCAAAACTGATTTTGAGCCTATTGTCCACGTGCAGGCTTCGCTGATGGTAATCTTGCCGGTATCGGCATTTATGAATATTTTCAACGGAATACACCCGGTTCTGGGGTCACTTTTAAGTCTGGCAGTAAACCTCTACCTTCTCTGGATGCTGTTCCATGCAATGACAAAAATGCTTGGTGCCAAAATCGATACAACAAAGATCATCATGTTCGTTTTGGGTGGTATACTGATCCTGTTCTTCTTTATCGGGTTGGCAACAAGAAAGGCAGCGGACAGGTTCATGAGAGACTTCCAGAATTACGATTTCAGTGAGCAGACATATGACAGGAACCCATCAGAAGGTAAAACATACACCGGGTTTTTATCCGATTACCATAAAAGCTGA
- a CDS encoding ATP-dependent 6-phosphofructokinase: MKRVLVATGGGDCPGLNAVIRAIVKRAAREKDWEIIGSINSFDGILKEPTEIVVLDEKAVSGIHFRGGTIIGTTNKGGPFEWPVKNLDGTWGAVDRSDEMMRKLQYMGVDAVINIGGDGSQRISQTFYEKGLRIIGVPKTIDNDLPFTDFTFGYQTAVQIATEAVDKLVTTAASHNRIMILEVMGRDAGWIALSAAIAGGAEVCLIPEIPYDIEKVKERLEQRFSRGKGFANIIIAEGAKPKGGEQSGGKSDEVGYHNVRLSGAAARMEAELKTAGVSADMRLTVLGHLQRGGIPLAYDRILATQFGVKAFEMVMEERFGEMVAYRHPNIISIPLIDAIQKNKFVGENSNLLKTAKGIGISLGD; encoded by the coding sequence ATGAAGAGAGTATTAGTAGCAACAGGCGGGGGCGATTGTCCCGGACTTAATGCAGTGATAAGGGCAATTGTAAAAAGGGCTGCCAGGGAAAAAGACTGGGAAATCATAGGCAGCATCAACTCTTTTGACGGTATACTGAAGGAGCCTACCGAGATCGTTGTGCTCGATGAGAAAGCTGTATCGGGCATACATTTCAGGGGTGGCACAATTATCGGGACAACCAACAAAGGGGGACCCTTTGAATGGCCGGTTAAAAACCTTGACGGCACCTGGGGCGCAGTGGACAGGTCAGATGAGATGATGAGAAAGCTCCAGTACATGGGTGTTGATGCTGTGATCAATATCGGCGGCGACGGGTCGCAGAGAATATCTCAGACATTCTATGAAAAGGGTCTCAGGATCATCGGAGTGCCCAAAACAATTGACAATGACCTGCCCTTTACAGATTTCACTTTCGGGTACCAGACAGCAGTGCAGATTGCAACCGAGGCGGTTGACAAGCTGGTAACAACAGCTGCAAGCCACAATCGTATCATGATACTTGAGGTAATGGGAAGGGACGCTGGTTGGATCGCTCTAAGTGCGGCCATAGCAGGCGGGGCCGAGGTGTGCCTGATACCCGAGATCCCCTATGACATTGAAAAGGTTAAAGAGCGTCTGGAACAGCGTTTTTCAAGGGGCAAGGGGTTTGCCAATATTATTATTGCCGAGGGAGCCAAACCCAAAGGCGGCGAGCAGAGCGGCGGCAAATCCGATGAGGTGGGTTACCATAATGTCAGGCTTTCAGGAGCTGCCGCACGTATGGAAGCTGAGCTGAAAACTGCTGGTGTGAGTGCCGACATGAGACTTACTGTCCTGGGTCATCTTCAAAGGGGTGGGATACCACTGGCCTACGACCGGATACTGGCAACACAGTTCGGCGTCAAAGCCTTCGAAATGGTTATGGAAGAGAGGTTTGGAGAGATGGTGGCATACAGGCACCCAAATATCATATCTATCCCGCTGATAGATGCCATACAGAAAAACAAGTTTGTTGGCGAAAACTCCAACCTGCTCAAAACAGCCAAGGGAATAGGCATATCATTAGGGGACTGA
- a CDS encoding endonuclease/exonuclease/phosphatase family protein — MKIYAVILFALCLVIASCGPKEHELTVMTFNVRFDNPADGENRWEARIPIVKSYMKEAAPDIVGMQEVLVNQIEDFLDIMPGYAYVGTGRDDGRTGGEYSPIYYREERFNLRDHGQFWLSETPEIPGSRSWDAAITRIVSWAALEDRQSGEIIYAFNTHFDHRGVQARLNSIELMADRITEIAGDAPVIVVGDFNIRKSSEDYEFMVNTFAERNGLTNAELIAEEPVTGAQSTFNGFRTDIEPRVIDFIFVDDNYRVLSYRVDEEMENGIFISDHWPVVAEVSYR; from the coding sequence ATGAAGATTTATGCAGTTATACTTTTCGCTCTGTGCCTGGTAATTGCTTCCTGCGGTCCCAAAGAGCATGAGCTTACGGTAATGACATTCAACGTGAGGTTTGATAATCCCGCCGACGGGGAAAACCGGTGGGAGGCACGTATTCCTATAGTTAAATCGTATATGAAGGAGGCTGCACCCGATATCGTTGGCATGCAGGAGGTGCTTGTCAACCAGATCGAGGACTTTCTGGATATAATGCCCGGATATGCTTATGTCGGAACAGGAAGGGATGACGGCAGAACCGGGGGTGAGTATTCGCCGATCTACTACCGGGAGGAGAGGTTTAACCTGCGCGACCACGGACAATTCTGGCTGAGCGAGACACCTGAGATTCCGGGAAGCAGAAGCTGGGATGCGGCAATTACAAGAATTGTAAGCTGGGCTGCGCTGGAAGACAGGCAGAGCGGTGAGATTATCTATGCGTTCAATACACATTTCGACCATCGCGGCGTGCAGGCAAGGCTCAACAGCATAGAACTCATGGCAGATCGTATTACAGAAATTGCCGGCGATGCCCCGGTAATAGTGGTGGGCGATTTCAATATCAGGAAAAGCAGCGAAGATTATGAATTCATGGTCAATACCTTTGCCGAAAGAAACGGGCTCACCAATGCAGAACTTATAGCTGAAGAGCCTGTCACAGGTGCACAATCAACATTTAACGGTTTCAGGACCGATATTGAACCCAGGGTGATTGATTTCATTTTCGTTGACGACAATTATAGGGTATTGTCCTACAGGGTCGACGAGGAGATGGAAAACGGGATCTTTATTTCAGATCACTGGCCGGTTGTTGCTGAAGTTAGCTACAGATAG
- a CDS encoding ankyrin repeat domain-containing protein, which produces MFRIIWLSIIIACATVFTATAYLADFNHLAGITGATLLLQEDNDTSLFLIMAADRGDADSVRLFIEKGYDVNQVTADGVTALMYAASAGHKEVAALLAESGADLDARPRNGLTALAGAVINNNYDIVLYLLQQGADTGLPDNGGVTPLMHAASLDLFDITELLLMFGAEPGTRDAEGATALHGAAIYAQTDIAWLLLDYGADVNSQDDFGFTPLMMAVQLGREDMANYLLENNADVNIRTRDGMTPLAIAIANNQANLAEILIDQGADPGVRLTETENLMNLARWQGNTELIELLREQGIRRNIIPDFATMQISAGMMFNTGDYFHGLQAGLEDSKYDLLLSAGWKTRPVRRAVLIEFSDNWYDQLWEQRHLFYGSLHKRIRILRPYAINTEGFYAGIRVMYSQGKYWGTYRYPEPRWHIVPSAGYYKEGSWWFYKVGYEYFDLNIIDKHGHRLSLKAGIRFRIRKDPLIYRTTYW; this is translated from the coding sequence ATGTTCAGGATCATCTGGCTTTCTATAATTATTGCATGCGCAACCGTATTTACGGCTACCGCGTATTTAGCGGACTTTAATCATCTGGCCGGGATCACAGGGGCCACCCTGTTACTGCAGGAGGACAACGACACATCATTGTTCCTGATTATGGCAGCAGACCGCGGTGATGCAGACAGTGTGCGGTTGTTCATTGAAAAGGGGTATGACGTAAACCAGGTTACGGCTGACGGGGTTACAGCACTTATGTACGCAGCGAGCGCGGGACATAAAGAAGTTGCCGCGCTGCTGGCCGAAAGCGGTGCCGACCTGGATGCCAGGCCCCGCAACGGCTTAACCGCCCTGGCAGGAGCGGTTATCAATAACAACTACGATATCGTACTTTATCTGCTGCAGCAAGGAGCAGATACCGGGTTGCCGGATAACGGCGGAGTTACTCCTCTCATGCACGCGGCCTCACTTGACCTTTTTGATATAACAGAGTTGCTCCTCATGTTTGGAGCTGAACCCGGCACCCGTGATGCTGAAGGGGCAACAGCGCTTCATGGTGCGGCAATTTACGCCCAGACCGATATTGCATGGCTTCTGCTGGACTATGGAGCCGATGTAAACAGTCAGGATGATTTCGGATTTACCCCGCTTATGATGGCCGTGCAGCTCGGACGGGAGGATATGGCTAATTATCTGCTTGAAAACAATGCAGATGTCAATATCCGGACAAGAGACGGAATGACACCGCTGGCAATTGCAATAGCCAACAACCAGGCCAACCTTGCAGAAATATTGATCGATCAGGGCGCCGATCCGGGTGTCAGATTAACCGAAACCGAAAACCTGATGAACCTTGCCAGGTGGCAGGGCAATACCGAGCTGATTGAGCTTTTGAGAGAGCAGGGTATCAGGAGGAACATAATACCTGACTTTGCTACCATGCAGATTTCGGCCGGAATGATGTTCAATACCGGCGATTATTTCCATGGGTTACAGGCCGGACTGGAAGACAGCAAATACGACCTGCTGCTCTCAGCCGGCTGGAAAACAAGGCCGGTAAGAAGGGCCGTGCTTATAGAATTCAGTGATAACTGGTATGACCAGCTCTGGGAACAGCGCCACCTTTTTTATGGGTCCCTCCACAAAAGGATCCGTATATTACGGCCGTATGCCATAAATACCGAAGGTTTCTACGCGGGTATAAGGGTTATGTACTCACAGGGAAAATACTGGGGCACTTACCGCTACCCGGAACCCCGCTGGCACATAGTTCCCTCAGCCGGATACTACAAGGAAGGAAGCTGGTGGTTTTACAAAGTTGGTTATGAATATTTTGACCTGAACATAATTGACAAACACGGACACCGTTTATCCCTCAAAGCAGGTATCCGGTTCAGGATTAGAAAGGATCCGCTGATATACAGGACAACATACTGGTAA
- a CDS encoding putative C-S lyase encodes MDFDFDRIIDRTGTGSVKKDAMGAFFGRSDLLPMWVADMDFRVPECVIEAIRKRADHGIFGYPVVTAGFYDAIVTWMKKRHGWEVSPDWILFTPGIVPALTMSVMVYTEPGDRVLLQSPVYPPFFSSIKDNKRELVNNTLIEKEGRYVIDFDRLDTLLKSGVKMMFFCNPHNPAGRVWTKEEVLKVVELCRNHDVVLISDEIHSDLIFREHRHIPAPLAGAGHDNMVVCMAPSKTFNLAGMASAFMIIPDTVLRNKMKGLLQNLHIHYGSIFGLTALQAAYEGGEGWLEALLIYLKKNLDTVEDFFGEKIPQIKPVIPEGTYLVWLDCRNMGMDDAALKEFFTGRARVAMNPGTAFGPGGEGFYRMNAGCPRSTLLEALDRIRDAWDTR; translated from the coding sequence ATGGATTTTGATTTTGACAGGATCATTGACCGCACAGGAACAGGATCGGTCAAGAAAGATGCAATGGGCGCATTTTTTGGCCGCAGTGATCTTCTGCCCATGTGGGTTGCAGATATGGACTTCAGGGTGCCGGAGTGTGTAATTGAGGCTATCAGAAAGCGCGCCGATCACGGTATTTTTGGTTACCCGGTTGTTACAGCCGGGTTTTATGACGCAATAGTCACATGGATGAAAAAGAGGCATGGCTGGGAAGTCAGTCCCGACTGGATCCTCTTTACCCCGGGAATCGTGCCGGCCCTTACCATGTCGGTTATGGTTTATACTGAACCGGGTGACAGGGTCCTGTTGCAGTCGCCCGTATACCCGCCTTTCTTCTCTTCCATAAAAGACAACAAACGGGAGCTGGTAAACAATACCCTGATTGAAAAGGAGGGACGGTACGTCATTGATTTTGACCGGCTGGACACCCTTCTTAAGAGCGGCGTAAAGATGATGTTCTTCTGCAACCCTCATAATCCGGCAGGGCGGGTGTGGACCAAAGAGGAGGTGTTGAAAGTGGTGGAACTTTGCAGAAATCACGATGTTGTGCTCATATCAGATGAAATACATTCTGACCTGATCTTCAGGGAACACCGTCATATTCCTGCCCCCCTTGCCGGAGCAGGTCACGATAACATGGTCGTCTGCATGGCGCCAAGCAAGACATTCAACCTTGCAGGCATGGCTTCCGCCTTCATGATAATTCCCGATACAGTACTCAGGAACAAGATGAAGGGATTACTGCAGAACCTCCATATACATTACGGAAGTATTTTTGGGTTGACAGCGCTCCAGGCAGCCTATGAAGGAGGTGAGGGCTGGCTTGAGGCGCTCCTTATTTACCTTAAGAAAAACCTTGATACTGTTGAGGATTTTTTTGGTGAGAAAATACCACAGATAAAGCCGGTAATACCTGAAGGAACTTACCTGGTATGGCTGGATTGCAGGAACATGGGCATGGATGATGCAGCTCTGAAGGAGTTTTTCACCGGCAGGGCACGTGTTGCAATGAATCCGGGGACCGCTTTCGGACCCGGGGGAGAGGGTTTTTACAGGATGAATGCCGGATGCCCGCGCAGTACACTATTGGAAGCTCTTGACCGAATCAGGGATGCATGGGATACCCGTTAG
- the trmD gene encoding tRNA (guanosine(37)-N1)-methyltransferase TrmD: MRIDILTVLPELLDSFLSHSIIKRAADKGTVTIRVHNIRDFATDRHRRVDDYAFSGDAGMVMMIEPVDRAVQHLTKEREYDEIIYLSPDGERFSQKMANRLSTLDNIILLCGHYKGIDQRVRDHLVTMEISMGDYVLTGGELAAAVVTDCTVRLLPGAISDETSALTDSFQDNLLAPPVYTRPANYRGWEVPPVLLSGNEKKIAEWKLEQSLERTRELRPDLLEGKEEE; encoded by the coding sequence ATGCGTATAGATATACTCACTGTACTGCCTGAATTGCTGGACAGCTTCCTGAGCCACTCCATAATCAAAAGAGCCGCTGACAAGGGAACAGTAACAATAAGGGTTCACAACATCCGTGATTTTGCAACCGACAGGCACAGGCGGGTGGATGACTATGCATTCAGCGGTGATGCGGGGATGGTGATGATGATCGAGCCTGTTGACCGCGCTGTTCAGCACCTCACAAAAGAGAGGGAGTACGATGAAATAATCTATTTGTCGCCCGACGGAGAAAGATTTTCCCAGAAAATGGCCAACAGGCTCTCGACGCTTGATAATATTATACTTCTTTGCGGACATTACAAAGGAATAGATCAAAGGGTTCGTGACCACCTTGTCACAATGGAGATCTCTATGGGGGACTACGTGCTGACCGGTGGTGAACTTGCTGCGGCGGTCGTAACAGATTGTACAGTTAGGCTCCTCCCCGGGGCAATATCAGATGAAACCAGCGCCCTGACAGATTCTTTTCAGGACAACCTTCTGGCACCCCCTGTCTATACCCGCCCTGCAAACTACAGGGGATGGGAAGTTCCCCCGGTACTGCTCTCCGGTAATGAAAAAAAGATCGCAGAATGGAAACTTGAGCAATCCCTCGAGCGCACCAGGGAACTAAGGCCTGATCTTCTGGAAGGAAAAGAGGAGGAATAA